A section of the Castanea sativa cultivar Marrone di Chiusa Pesio chromosome 12, ASM4071231v1 genome encodes:
- the LOC142621017 gene encoding E3 ubiquitin-protein ligase RHA1B-like — MGLSSVSVCNKLPKLTTLTSQNHLLGLVKDILILLLSYLPQLWKFLSSRHRNHDDDQPEDRPSPSLVSVPFHLIDESIKKKLPITEYGDLLKRRGACSAEDLVCVVCLNNMEASDGVRELCNCSHVFHKECLDVWIGQGQVTCPLCRSKLSPSQREEPGLGGDPWRLERLSYLFGEDYDMVTF, encoded by the coding sequence ATGGGTTTGTCTAGTGTAAGTGTTTGCAATAAACTTCCAAAGCTTACTACATTAACCTCTCAAAACCATTTGCTAGGCCTTGTAAAAGACATTCTCATATTGCTACTCTCGTACCTGCCTCAGCTTTGGAAATTCTTATCCTCTAGACATCGAAATCATGATGATGATCAGCCCGAGGATCGGCCATCTCCTTCGTTGGTCTCTGTCCCTTTCCACCTCATAGATGAATCAATCAAGAAGAAACTTCCAATAACAGAATATGGTGACTTGCTCAAAAGAAGAGGAGCTTGTAGTGCTGAGGACTTGGTCTGTGTTGTGTGCTTGAATAACATGGAGGCAAGTGATGGGGTTAGAGAGCTTTGCAATTGTTCTCATGTGTTCCACAAGGAGTGCTTAGATGTTTGGATTGGTCAGGGCCAGGTAACATGTCCTTTGTGTCGATCCAAGCTATCACCTAGCCAAAGAGAGGAGCCGGGCTTGGGAGGCGATCCATGGAGATTGGAGAGGTTGAGTTACTTGTTTGGTGAGGATTATGATATGGTTACTTTTTGA